From Cygnus atratus isolate AKBS03 ecotype Queensland, Australia chromosome 1, CAtr_DNAZoo_HiC_assembly, whole genome shotgun sequence, the proteins below share one genomic window:
- the RESF1 gene encoding retroelement silencing factor 1 isoform X2, which translates to MDWNARPLQNADAQNNKQSGQVCYTQLLPKAHAFPQTNTFSSENVCSYARNNQVMYLPTVNVSLPGTSVAGKDFHASEYSVNRCLPSYVVIAPKPPDQMSRARTEMTQNSWRSSGRHTSSYRKLAPLSSQMSDGNNLRNMLQGPQHATTNSYAVQSQTSQHNSMRAMMLYQSNRECTNSSKMGCTPQCNMNGPASSQSISLPVNQSSSQYVHSQNSSLSLGTSGQHVQSQIYYSSNQFQVSQSPSQNTTANAQLPQYIPSQMGSEAPSGCSAPSLLPANCDSRAAAQPLLGVQQAVQNVSTGYTFSQQRCLSDQKNASGINSVQQYWQTQQSGEVSQSVMNACNSSGNVTANQTFNELSAPSTEVSKELYNILHEMATLSSVVAPKPPCDPASVQESQTSSSVNAPVNSQTSSAREDERKAAEDALAWEAERLRTIKRKCILLEKMYHYKRKLLASQQCKSSPSLAASNESVLSNSFPQVPNQNVAPSPSEAVRTDTQQQPVLNSSPEEKNDKQKAGADNRGLEVTRSNHQVEQGNLLSRSFPVPSHNKFLAQLNNPESAPMLGQKDASALASSQKTLTSSNNTSGFSQTNSSVRNASKNVSAYPENSSFLQFVLSSTNMLKEKIAGATADNILTNLLCGEKPRVDLKGSDGSLLKDTREKNVASLKGERTVMVHTHTPVSETVQSNENKVQSDVAQKKAQLTENSCFKQSNCSYSAEELTACLGLWRKHGSEPASIQNSQSNESPTENQISPLPYSQNTTSKREQGNIPVSTDEAVLPLTTASVGQKHDTLGCNLIKGFELQVAVVSPLVLPKQVTESEQADKCPKSADKTCLVIDTGSIRSLQEEGKNILTVVSADKGTIETVHSSPTDCVLVEKEDSHLQQNKSANGRRIVKNSTSTNDVFDEKQRNLCQTVEDAGENLQLRLQNKPSLSELGLNFYGQIFQEGKKDHEDKQRVLETGNTSTAVLEEQMFHISSVCSLVEGDTFYNPQIASIFSSVPQTNTLNNGTSSGENAPDPRQKEQLLDLNKNDLSKNCPQRETLLQKTLEESSSCVSEADRTLDSFKTSHSEKESSGNPPRTNSASEEKMLVKASFKNPENDLDIIPRLDQELAQSSPDFLMSVTAETNVFTVTTDVNKENDTSTKNSIEEEVNLFGAEPIKYLKNQLTELVKEFPYGIEGADLLTKEPLQNDSVLERTEKQTQKETQISDKKSNLKDPIDQLQIALLNSGQVQEIFPEEKPCSSSESSRALTQPEKASPQEEKLESSVQPDQSLCKEKENPQPPPNSRKEDDYCCLMNWLSELGGVPQGSCECRTSGSDKNDNDQCSEAENISSAERQENNSKSDAILKNNCAAGNPPTSENIQNRVRKNKKDTCKYTTVMNKKARLKMDDEQKPLPTQTEKIRPLNSSEKKDVDKSKRSNCKEEPEMCSITPLLGKEFNSEKKDNQKASEEELSEKAGHTDVDNITKSSKKERVFKVDSISKDKMKTGLAMKSRTDIHKCTKSDTAAIKHAEAHQGQKKKICDEKAGEEQNCGKQKDTLGQNVGINTKEKAKLSAEKKLKKLNSYHTETMKFPGFVSKDLKSRNHKYSPHKSIKAYPSQEESYKRKRKDNIIGKRDSKKTKVEDERLKQPEAKNSKQRSYNCMINSDKTKKLNGENVWKPRNSLADHTILKLQRKRGRSTISKNYFSNKERHLDGQNKDKCSEKIFSDKNLLYLNRRTNRLKLHLQKEPKKHYLNRVAFKRTAQERIYLTKLETSPVRPVWHLKPKVSQNSTDSKRDTSLSEDDKSWKPQVLEFKLCPEILFTNSATDDESLSTKNSLESEKSTVAGVKSKKEDWLKYDPVKQKKLEGISTGELPL; encoded by the exons ATGGACTGGAATGCAAGACCACTCCAGAATGCTGATGCACAGAATAACAAGCAAAGTGGACAAGTGTGTTACACTCAGTTGCTTCCTAAAGCACATGCTTTTCctcaaacaaatacattttcctctgaaaatgtaTGCAGTTATGCTAGAAATAACCAAGTGATGTATCTACCAACTGTCAATGTTTCCTTACCAGGAACATCTGTGGCTGGCAAAGATTTTCATGCCTCAGAATACTCAGTCAATCGGTGTCTACCATCATATGTAGTAATTGCACCAAAACCTCCTGATCAAATGTCACGTGCACGGACAGAGATGACTCAGAACTCTTGGCGAAGCTCTGGTAGGCATACTTCTTCCTATAGAAAGTTAGCTCCCCTGTCTTCTCAAATGAGCGATGGAAATAACTTGCGGAACATGCTTCAGGGACCTCAGCATGCCACCACAAACAGTTATGCTGTGCAGTCACAAACATCACAGCATAATTCTATGAGAGCTATGATGTTATACCAAAGTAATCGCGAATGCACTAATTCTTCAAAGATGGGGTGCACACCACAGTGTAACATGAATGGTCCTGCTTCATCTCAAAGCATTTCTTTACCTGTCAATCAGTCATCCAGTCAATATGTCCATTCTCAGAACAGTTCTTTGTCTCTTGGTACGTCTGGGCAACATGTCCAAAGCCAAATATATTACTCCAGTAATCAATTTCAAGTTTCACAGTCACCAAGTCAAAATACTACAGCAAATGCACAGCTGCCACAATATATACCAAGTCAGATGGGATCAGAAGCTCCTAGTGGATGTTCTGCACCATCTTTGCTGCCTGCCAACTGTGATTCAAGAGCTGCAGCACAACCTTTGCTAGGTGTACAACAGGCAGTTCAAAATGTGTCTACTGGATATACCTTCAGCCAACAGAGGTGCCTGTCAGATcaaaaaaatgcttctggtATTAACAGTGTTCAGCAATACTGGCAGACACAGCAATCTGGAGAAGTCAGTCAATCAGTTATGAATGCCTGTAACTCAAGTGGAAATGTGACAGCAAATCAGACTTTTAATGAATTGTCTGCACCATCCACTGAAGTTTCCAAAGAATTGTATAATATTTTGCATGAAATGGCAACTCTTTCTTCAGTGGTTGCTCCAAAGCCACCATGTGATCCTGCTTCAGTTCAGGAAAGTCAGACTAGTAGTTCAGTGAACGCGCCTGTTAATTCTCAAACTTCTTCAGCAAGAgaagatgaaaggaaagcagcagaggatGCTCTAGCTTGGGAAGCTGAAAGACTGCGcactattaaaagaaaatgtatccTGCTTGAAAAGATGTAtcattataaaagaaaactattagCTTCACAACAATGTAAGAGCAGTCCCTCACTTGCTGCCAGTAATGAAAGTgtgctctctaatagttttcCTCAGGTGCCCAATCAAAATGTAGCACCTTCCCCATCTGAAGCAGTGAGGACAGACACTCAGCAACAACCTGTTCTTAACTCttcacctgaagaaaaaaatgacaaacagaAAGCTGGTGCTGACAACAGAGGATTAGAGGTGACTCGGAGTAATCATCAGGTAGAACAGGGAAACCTTTTATCAAGGTCATTTCCTGTTCCTTCTCACAACAAATTCCTAGCTCAATTAAATAACCCTGAGAGTGCTCCCATGCTGGGACAGAAAGATGCTTCAGCCTTGGCTTCTTCTCAAAAAACTCTCACATCTTCCAACAATACATCAGGTTTTAGTCAAACCAATAGCTCTGTCAGAAATGCATCAAAGAATGTATCAGCTTACCCTGAGAACTCATCATTTCTTCAGTTTGTATTGAGCAGCACAAATATGTTGAAAGAGAAGATAGCTGGTGCTACTGCTGATAACATACTGACTAATCTCCTTTGTGGTGAAAAACCCCGGGTAGATTTAAAGGGCTCAGATGGAAGCTTATTAAAAGACACTAGAGAAAAGAATGTAGCAAGTCTGAAAGGTGAGCGGACAGTTATGGTCCACACTCACACTcctgtatcagaaacagtgcagtctaatgaaaataaagtccAGAGTGATGTAGCTcagaaaaaagcacagcttactgaaaattcatgttttaaacaaagcaattgTAGTTACTCTGCAGAAGAACTAACTGCATGCCTGGGCTTGTGGAGAAAACATGGTTCAGAACCTGCAAGTATTCAAAATAGCCAGTCAAATGAAAGCCCCACAGAAAATCAGATCTCACCCTTACCTTACAGCCAAAACACAACGAGTAAGAGAGAACAAGGTAATATTCCGGTTAGTACAGATGAAGCGGTCTTGCCTTTGACAACTGCCTCTGTAGGACAAAAACACGACACATTGGGCTGCAATTTGATAAAAGGTTTTGAACTCCAAGTTGCAGTTGTCTCTCCTTTAGTGCTTCCTAAACAGGTAACAGAGAGTGAGCAGGCAGACAAGTGTCCAAAATCTGCAGATAAAACCTGTCTAGTAATTGACACAGGAAGCATACGTAGCTTgcaagaagaggggaaaaatattttaactgtggTAAGTGCTGATAAAGGAACAATAGAAACTGTCCATTCATCACCCACTGACTGTGTTCTGGTAGAGAAAGAAGACTCACATTTGCAACAGAACAAATCAGCTAATGGAAGGAGAATAGTAAAAAACAGTACGAGTACAAATGATGTGtttgatgaaaaacaaaggaaccTTTGTCAAACCGTGGAAGATGCTGGAGAAAATCTACAGCTCAGATTACAAAACAAGCCATCTCTTTCTGAATTGGGCCTGAATTTTTACGGTCAAATCTTTCAAGAAGGTAAAAAAGACCATGAAGACAAGCAAAGAGTGTTAGAGACAGGAAATACTTCTACAGCTGTTTTAGAAGAACAGATGTTTCATATTTCTAGTGTATGTTCTCTTGTTGAAGGTGATACATTCTATAATCCACAAATAGCAAGCATATTCAGCTCCGTCCCTCagacaaatacattaaataacGGTACCTCATCAGGAGAAAATGCACCTGACCCAAGGCAAAAGGAGCAATTGCTGGACTTGAATAAAAATGACTTGAGCAAGAACTGTCCCCAGCGAGAGACCTTGCTGCAAAAGACATTGGAAGAGTCATCTAGCTGCGTTAGTGAAGCAGATAGGACTTTGGATAGTTTCAAAACCAGCCattctgagaaagaaagcagtggCAATCCTCCTAGAACAAATTCTgcctcagaggaaaaaatgctggtAAAGGCATCTTtcaaaaatcctgaaaatgacTTGGACATTATTCCTAGGTTAGACCAGGAGTTAGCTCAAAGTTCACCAGATTTCTTGATGAGTGTGACTGCTGAAACAAATGTGTTCACTGTTACAACAGATGtcaataaagaaaatgacacGTCTACTAAAAATAGCATAGAAGAAGAGGTGAACCTTTTTGGAGCAGAACCTATTAAATATCTAAAGAATCAGCTGACTGAACTTGTGAAAGAGTTTCCATATGGTATTGAAGGGGCTGATTTGCTTACAAAAGAACCACTACAAAATGATTCTGTGCTTGAGCGGACAGAGAAGCAAACTCAAAAAGAGACTCAAATCTCTGACAAAAAGTCTAATTTAAAGGACCCAATAGATCAGCTACAAATTGCACTGTTAAACTCTGGTCAGGtgcaagaaatatttcctgaagaGAAGCCATGTTCCTCTagtgaaagcagcagagcaTTGACTCAACCTGAAAAGGCTTCACCCCAGGAGGAGAAGCTCGAAAGCAGTGTTCAACCTGATCAAAGTCTAtgtaaggagaaagaaaaccctCAGCCACCACCCAATTCCAGAAAGGAAGACGATTATTGTTGTTTAATGAATTGGCTGTCTGAACTAGGTGGAGTGCCACAGGGCTCTTGTGAATGCAGAACTTCTGGTTCAGATAAAAATGATAATGATCAGTgttcagaagctgaaaatatcagctctgcagagagacaagaaaacaacagtaaatCTGATGCCATATTAAAGAACAACTGTGCAGCAGGAAATCCAccaacttctgaaaatattcaaaatcgTGTTcgcaaaaataaaaaagatacaTGCAAATATACTACTGTAATGAACAAAAAAGCCAGGCTAAAGATGGATGATGAACAGAAACCACTTccaacacaaacagaaaaaattagACCACTcaattcctctgaaaaaaaagatgttgatAAATCAAAAAGGAGTAACTGTAAGGAAGAACCAGAAATGTGTAGTATCACTCCACTGTTAGGGAAagaatttaattctgaaaaaaaagataatcagaAAGCATCAGAAGAAGAGTTATCAGAGAAAGCTGGTCATACGGATGTAGACAATATAACAAAGtcatcaaaaaaagaaagagttttCAAAGTGGATTCCAtttcaaaagataaaatgaaaacaggtttGGCCATGAAATCCAGAACAGACATTCACAAATGTACAAAATCAGACACTGCTGCAATTAAACACGCTGAAGCCCAtcaaggccaaaaaaaaaaaatctgtgatgaGAAAGCGGGTGAAGAACAGAACTGTGGGAAACAAAAGGACACACTTGGACAAAATGTAGGAATTAATaccaaagagaaagcaaaattatcagcagaaaaaaaacttaaaaagctGAATAGTTATCACACTGAAACTATGAAGTTCCCAGGCTTTGTCAGTAAAGACTTAAAGTCAAGAAACCACAAATATTCTCCGCATAAATCTATAAAAGCTTATCCATCGCAGGAGGAGTCATACAAACGGAAGAGGAAGGACAATATTATTGGAAAGAGAGACtctaagaaaacaaaggtgGAAGATGAAAGACTGAAACAACCCGAAGCAAAGAATTCCAAGCAGCGCTCATATAATTGCATGATAAATAGTGACAAGACTAAAAAATTGAATGGAGAAAATGTCTGGAAACCTAGGAATTCATTAGCAGATCACACTATACTtaaactacagagaaaaagggGTCGATCTACCATCTCCAAAAACTACTTTTCTAACAAAGAGAGACATCTTGATGGTCAAAACAAAGACAAGtgttctgagaaaatattttctgataaaaatctgttatatttaaatagaaGAACGAACAGATTAAAATTGCATCTtcaaaaagaaccaaaaaaacaTTATCTCAATAGAGTTGCATTTAAACGTACTGCACAGGAACGCATATACCTGACAAAGTTAGAGACATCACCTGTCAGACCTGTCTGGCATTTAAAGCCTAAAGTGTCACAAAATAGCACAGATTCAAAAAGAGATACTTCTCTCTCAGAAGATGATAAATCATGGAAACCACAAGTACTTGAATTTAAACTGTGTCCAGAGATACTGTTCACAAATTCAGCTACTGATGATGAAAGCTTAAGTACAAAGAATTCTCTGGAAAGTGAGAAAAGCACTGTGGCAG GTGTAAAGAGTAAAAAAGAAGATTGGTTAAAATATGATCCAGTGAAGCAAAAAAAACTGGAAGGGATCTCGACAGGTGAACTGCCCCTCTGA